Proteins encoded in a region of the Raphanus sativus cultivar WK10039 chromosome 8, ASM80110v3, whole genome shotgun sequence genome:
- the LOC130498890 gene encoding alanine aminotransferase 2, mitochondrial-like, which translates to MYLFPCINLPQKVIAAAEAAKTEPDAFYCKRLLNATGIVVVPGSGFRQVPGTWHFRCTILPQEDKIPSIVNRLTEFHKKFMDEFVN; encoded by the exons ATGTATCTATTCCCTTGCATTAACCTTCCACAAAAGGTCATCGCAGCTGCAGAAGCTGCAAAGACAGAACCAGACGCGTTTTACTGCAAACGCCTTTTAAACGCTACTGGAATAGTCGTGGTCCCTGGCTCTGGCTTTAGACAG GTACCTGGCACATGGCATTTCAGGTGCACTATACTTCCTCAAGAAGATAAGATTCCTTCAATCGTAAACCGTCTCACTGAGTTCCACAAGAAATTCATGGATGAGTTCGTCAACTAA
- the LOC108821537 gene encoding auxin-responsive protein SAUR77-like: MAKIGKLTRLKSIIKKWPSFTKNHHSTTESTSSAATTKVSNCDDLQLVYVGKSRRPYMLSSHVINHPLVQELLDRSSRFIEERHDQKTVVVACEVVMFEHLLWILGDSCSDHDDDDDDRKIGSVQELAEFYTY, from the coding sequence ATGGCTAAAATCGGGAAGCTAACAAGGCTCAAGTCGATCATAAAGAAATGGCCTTCATTCACCAAGAACCACCACTCAACCACCGAATCCACCTCCTCGGCGGCCACCACCAAGGTCTCAAACTGCGACGATCTTCAACTGGTCTACGTCGGGAAGTCTCGGAGACCTTACATGCTTAGTTCCCACGTCATCAACCATCCGCTTGTCCAAGAACTACTTGATCGATCATCGAGATTCATCGAAGAACGCCATGATCAGAAAACAGTCGTAGTAGCTTGTGAAGTCGTAATGTTCGAGCACTTATTATGGATTCTCGGAGACAGTTGCTCCGAtcatgacgatgatgatgatgatcgcAAAATAGGATCCGTCCAGGAGTTAGCTGAGTTCTACACTTATTGA